Part of the Nicotiana sylvestris chromosome 5, ASM39365v2, whole genome shotgun sequence genome is shown below.
aataacaattaaatttgatttgtggtttaaAAGATATATAATttaattcaataccaattaataatcaagaagtatAATCGATAAATGAAAGAAACGAGTGAATCAAACCAGTGTTACTTAAGCAATATCGACCTCGAGCTCAGTGACCTCGAGCTGGGTTAAGAGCAGTGAGGTAAGAACAATAAAGCAAGAGCAATaaagctaaaggacaattctgatgaacaataaGCGAGAAAAATGGGATAGTATATTCTTTGCTAATGATTAGATGAACCTTACAAATGATTgaagtcccctttatataatagaggaaaccctaaataaggtacattcccatttacagtaaagaatcttattgggaTAGTTATATAACAGcctagtacggatttgtactgattcgtacaaatctattccggaatttacgtcatgatcttggggacgtggcgggAATTTTGTTCTTCTGAAATGTGGTTCAAAAATGTAATCTAGCGATCATATAAGTAATGTTGCCCTGTCTACCATGTGCGTAAAGAGCTAGTCTGGTTTCATTGCAGTTATACTTTCCTTTTCTGTAACATTTAGCGATCATATAAGTAATGTTGCAGGAGGTAGTTGTTAAAATTCTCGAAAGAGGAGAAGCAGTGCTACATGCAGCAAGACGTGGAGATTTCCAGCTGCTCGAGGCGCTGCTCGAAAAGGGAGCAAGCACCAACTTCCGCGACCAATATGGTCTGACAGCCCTTCATGTTGCAGCGATTAAAGGGAACAAAGATGCAGTAATGATACTCGCTGAATTCAGAGCCGACTTAGAATGCCAGGAAGCAGAAGGCCACACTCCCCTGCACATGGCCGTCGAAGGTGGATGTGCACAAACGGTAGAAGTACTGCTAAACAGAGGAGCCAATGTGAATGTTAGGAACAAGAAAGGTGATACTCCTCTTTCTATTGCCAGGTTTTTGGGTTATGAAGATATAACGCAGCTGCTTGTTGATGAGGGTGCTGTGCTTTCTCTTATTCCCTCAAATTCCTCCTCTCCCTTATCTTGATTCCTGGCTATGATAGATTGTACTGCTTTTATGAATGGTACCACGCCGTTGACCAAAAAGTAAATTTCGTCCCTTTCTTTCAAACAAATCTTTGGTTACAAGCAAATTAAATGATTCTTATACATACGAAAGTTAACGGTTAAGTTCATAAAAAAAGATAGGTAAAGTCCTATATTCAAGAATATTTTACCCAAATTCAAGGTCATGATTTAATATAAtaagtgtttaaccaaaaaataggaatttcggtctaagcttaattttagaagaactcgggttactgataatcaaataaggaaataataaaaaagaagaatTGAATTGAAATGTAGCTGAGTAAGCAaaagaaagcaaagtaaatcagtgtATTCCAATAATAATTCGTGTCCCTTTACAAATGTTatttctctccttttatagctatttttaAGTACTACATTTCTTTCCTCTCATAATAGAGCCATAATGAGCAATTAATAGCATTAATGTAACATTATAATTAGCAATCGTAACTGTTTTGAGAAGATTCTATAACGTTTTCTGTCATTGATGCTCATTAATTACAGATGATACGTATCTGTACTTTTTGCTAACTAGGTTCATTCTTCCGATGTCTCTTCAAGTTACCAAGAGATCCGAGTAACCGTCCCTTCTTATTTTTTGGTATTCTTGCCCGTATCTGTCAAGGTCCACAACTCTTTGAATACTCTTTGCCAGTTGGCATACTTTCATTAATCCACGTGTCTTGACATGTCAGCACATAATTAAAATCAAACGCTAACTTGATTTTCCACAATACAAATAGCCCccccccccacttgccatttattcagcaattgaatatttgggaagtggatctcattAAAGCGGGAATTTTTTCCGCCATTACACCTTCTCCAGAACTGACGCTTCGCATGTCACTTCTATTTAATGCTCGTGACATGTGGAGGCTTTTGATTTGCTCTGCAACCCCTCAGCGCCTTTTAGGGCTTTTTTACGGCTGCATCAATCACGAAGTGACAGTTTTCATTATGACGTTCCCATCATTACCTCTTTTTGTTTGATAGTTGCTTATGAGTATAAATATATCCTGTCTTTTCTTTCATAGAAAAGTTTTCCATCTTTGgctattcaatcttcctttcttcttcgtatagctatgtcttcttcaaaccctgaTCCACAAAAAGTTCTTATCATCGATTAACTTCCTCTTGCTCCAACTAGGAGCAGGAGATGATGTAGGTTAAGTAGTTTAGAATCAACGTCCATTCGAGGTTCTTCTTCATCTCTACCTACTTCTACTCCTCCTTCTTCTGCTAGAACTAGGGGGTCTCTTCCACATAGATCTTCTTCTAGAAATAGGGACTCTAATGAACCAGTCCGTGAACCCATAGTAGACGATATTATCCCTCTGAACTTTCTTTTTATACTGATAGAGAATCGATTAGGAATCAGGTTTCTTCTATGTCCTCTCTTGATCGTGCTGATGTTTACCCTTCTCAGATTACTGAAGGTTTGATCTCTGTTGTCCGTAGAGATTGTCATTGGAAATTTGACTTCCAAATTATAATTCCTAATGCAAATCAAAGGATCACGTCTTTCAATGCTGGCTTTTGTTTCGTGTATACGTATCCCTTTACACTAAATTTTAGACCCCCATTAACCTTGTTGTTATCGAGTTCTGTCATTTTTTCAATGTGTGTTTAGAACAAATTGGCCCTATTGTATGGAGGAttgttgcatgtttaagataCTTGACTAATTTGGCTCAACTGTCCTTCACCTTTTTTCATCTAATCCACCTTTACTCCCCTAAGCTATTCCGTCATGGAATTTTTACTTTGGTGGcgaggagtaagagggttttagtCAGCCCTGAGGTTGATAAAGATCGTGGCTGGTACGCCCGATTGTTGCTGCTCCCACTGTAGGGCTAGTAGGTGAATAAAATATGCCATTCCCTCAAAAGTGGAATTTCGCACGTAAGTTTTCTTTAcaactttctcttttttttttattaaaaagagTTTGTACTTCCCGTGACTGTTTAACTTTTCTTATTGCAGCAACCATGGGAACTGTTGAAAAGATTTccaacttccgtggttgggtagaaaaGTTATTGACCATTGCTCCAATGGAAGTTAGATCTTGGAAGTACCTTTCAAATAAGTTTGGTTGGAAGGTTAAGACCCACGGTAAGaatttttccttctattttcatcTATTCTTCCATTAGAATATTTTTaacccttctttttatcagggttTCCTATTAACGGTGTAAGTGCTTAATCGATTGAAGCTTCTAGACTTTCTTTGGCAAGAGCTCTGGAGATAATCTtgagttcttcatcgaaaaggaaagCTAACAAACCCCAGGATTCTAAAGAAGAGGAGGAACATGATGGAAGTTCTTTGGTTAAAAGGCCGTGGGCTAGAAGGCGGGTCATTTCAGATGATGAAGTTACTCCACCTCGTTCTGTTCCCATGACCGAGCCTGCTGAAGCCACTTTAGTGAGTTCTGACGAAGATACTCCTATGGTAGATCGTGACTTTGATGAACAACTTTTTTCACGTGGGTTTGATAGTGAAGGTTTTGATTTGGTGTCTGATGAAGTACCTCTTGCCTCTTTCCCCGTATTTGTACTAATGGAACGCTCTTTGCCTGTTTTTATTGCTGTTGTTTCTTCTTCGCCTCAAGCTATTATAACTTCTTCTACAGCCCCCACTAGTAATGTTTCTAGAACTGAAGTTGGTACTTCAAGTGGAAGTAGAGTGATGCAGAAAATTACCATTGAGGTTCCTGCTGATGGTAATCTTCTGAAGAAGTCAGGCCAAGCTGACGTATGGTTAAAACCCTTGATTGGTCCAGTTGAAAAGTCCAAGCTAGAAAATCATAGTtctttgacttggatgaatgacatcgtgcaatcatcattgaagatATTGATGTCTTTTAATGTTCTATTCCATTTTCCTTCTGCCAAAATTCTTACCCCCCTTTTTATATGTAGATCAATCTCATCGGTAcatagatgatgaaaagggttttCCATATAGAGCAATTGATGCATGATTACCAAATTGAGGCAGATAATTGGAAAGAGCAGTATGAAGTCTCCATCTTGAGATGGAATTTTTAGAAGAAAACAAACGTACCTTAGAGCAGCAGCTGAGGGTCATGGCATCGGAGTTAGCAGTTGTGAAAGCTTCTTCAAACCAGACAGGCAAGGATAAAATCCTCCTCGAGTCATCTTTTTCTGAACAACTCTCCAAAGACACCGAAGAGATCAAATGTCTGAAGGCCTTGTTGAATGAGAAAGAGGTTTATGCAGGTGAGCTTGTTCAAACACTCACCCAGACCCAAGAAGATCTCCGTGTGTCTTGTAATAAGGTCAAGTTTTTGGAGAGTTCCCTTGCCCCTGTACAATCTTCTTACGATGCTGCTTTGATTGAGAGGGAGGAACTCAAGAGTGAAATTGATCAATCATTGGGAAAGAGACTACGAGGCTCTTGAGGACAAAGCTGTTGTTGAAGTAAGTTGGGCCATATTGAACACGCGCCATGATACCCTTATGGAGGTTAGCCAAGAAGGTTTTAACTTGGATGCTGAGTTAGCAAAGATTATAGATACCATCGAAAAAACTCAGCAAGGCCAAAGTTTCTCTTCTCCCATGGATGATACTCCCGAGAACGTTGAAGCTGATCCTGGTGCGGTGGATGTCCCAGCTCCTTCAGAACAAATTGAGCCTTCTGCTGCTGATGATGCCGTCTTGAACTCTTCTTTTGAACCTGCTCCACAGTGAAAGTTTATTTATGAAGTTTGactccttcttttttctttttggtggaATGTGTGATGGTATTACCCCTGGTCCCATTTTGGGGGTTATGTTTTTGGTAACAGCATGTCCCCAAGTCTTTTCGGGGCTCTAAAATGACAATTAGTTTaagactaagttcatacttagtatTATAAAATTTTCGTTTTAACTTAATTCTTTTGAGTTTCTGTTATACTCTTTTAATAATTTGCCTTGTTTTTTTATAAGTCCAAGGTCTTTCTTTTAATACGTGGGGTTTTGTCTTAGCCTTTTGACTTTTTGCAATTTAGAAATGCTTAGTTAACTTCATGGATTTTTGAATCAAACATGAGTTATAAAATAAGGACCTTTTATATATGACATTGTGTACAGTAAAATTGGGGTGTCCAATTTCCTCGTCATTATGGTGCTCCGTGAACATGTTTCTCGAGGTTCGAGACCGAGGTCGAGGCTCACTATCAAGGGTCATCGGGGCCCGATCTCGGGGCAGTGCAGACCAACAGCTATATTAGAAAAGAGGGAAGTTCCCAAGACGCTTGGCTATgactgacagagcctagcggGTTGTTCTAAACCCAACGTAGGGCGTCAGGACATCatatctagctgtcccatccccgTATCCGAGtagttaatgtattttgtactatgttatgatttccctcctatataaggggaattcCTACCATTCTTGTAAACCCTATTGTTCCAActgctccataagaaatatagaagaacattctctttgctctctcatacactctcttgatattattgctttcatttactgtcttcatatttgttcatcatttattgcttatcattggccataagaGGCTTCGTTGATTAATTCATAATTGCCCTACCCCAATCACCCACGATAGCCCGAGTCCGAGCCCTGGAATCGACTTCGAGGCCCCAACTCGACCGGCTCGAGGCCTTGAATAGCTGACCCAACGGTTTGGTTATAGCTCTCTCCCTAACTTTATTTCATCTCTAAGTCTCATATAATCAACATCAATTGCTTaataaactagcataaaaatagatcacgtatgtTTAGggtctcatcaacaaatttaattgttattactattttcacaataaacagtttgacgcccaccgtggggataaaaataatagtgattattttcttgctggtttcgtcacacaacgcaagttatctttcataccTGTTCTTTCCCAAGATCTTCAAATTTCAGGTTGAAATGCCTAACTCATCAGACAGAGGTAAAAACAGCTACCTGGAAGACCGGGGAGAAAGTGCTATGGTTGTCCTTGCTTGGGCGCAAAAAGAGCTCCCTCAACACGTCGTTCATATGATTATTGGAGGGGCCGACATTCTCCAAGGGCCCATGATCAAGTGGACAAAAATATCCGCCGCGATAGAAGGGCCAATCCGAGACCACGTGGCCGAAGACACCCTCGCGTTTAGCGAAGAGGATCTCGAGACCTTGACA
Proteins encoded:
- the LOC104226901 gene encoding uncharacterized protein — protein: MPFPQKWNFAPTMGTVEKISNFRGWVEKLLTIAPMEVRSWKYLSNKFGWKVKTHASRLSLARALEIILSSSSKRKANKPQDSKEEEEHDGSSLVKRPWARRRVISDDEVTPPRSVPMTEPAEATLVSSDEDTPMVDRDFDEQLFSRGFDSEGFDLVSDEVPLASFPVFVLMERSLPVFIAVVSSSPQAIITSSTAPTSNVSRTEVGTSSGSRVMQKITIEVPADGNLLKKSGQADVWLKPLIGPVEKSKLENHSSLTWMNDIVQSSLKILMSFNVLFHFPSAKILTPLFICRSISSVHR